The window GGCGATGCACCGGTTGCTCGCCGCGACGCCGAGCCGCCTGAAATTGATCTCGCCGTATGACGTCATCGGCGACGTCCGGCAGCCGAATCTGCCTGGGACAGTGGACGAATACCCGAACTGGCGGCTGCCGTTGCCACTGACCCTGGAGGAACTGCAGGCCGATCCCAGGGTCGCAGCGATCACCGCTGCGTTTCGCTGACCTGCCCGCCGTCCACCCGCCAGTACCGGTCCAACCGGACGTTCTGCAGCATTCGGCGGTCGTGGGTCACCAGCAGCAGCGCGCCGTCGTAGGTGTCGAGTGCCGCTTCGAGCTGCTCGATCGCGGGAAGGTCGAGGTGGTTGGTCGGCTCGTCGAGGACCAGCACGTTGGTGCCGCGCGCCTGCAGCAGCGCCAAACCGGCGCGGGTGCGCTCACCGGGTGACAGCTCGTCGATGCCGCGCTCCACGTGGTCGGCGGTGAGCCCGAACTTGGCCAGCAGGGTTCGCACATCGGCGGTCGTCCAGTCGGGTACGCGTTGCTCGAAACGGTCGACGAGCCTGTCGGCACCGGTGAACTCGGCGCGCGCCTGGTCGATCTCGCCGATCGCGACGTTGGCGCCCAGGGACGCGCGCCCCTCGTCCGGTTGGCAGCGTCCGAGCAGCAGTCGCAGCAGCGTCGACTTCCCGGCCCCGTTGGGGCCGGTGATCCCGATCCGCTCGCCGGCATCGACCTGCAGGGACACCGGGCCCAACACGAAATCCGGCAATCGCACCACGGCTTTGTCCAGCGTCGCCACCACCGAACTCGACCGCGGTGCCGAACCGATGGTGAACTGCAGCTGCCACTCCTTACGGGGTTCTTCGACCTCCTCCAGCCGCGCGATCCGGCTCTCCATCTGACGTACCTTCTGCGCCTGTTTCTCGCTGGACTCCGACGCCGCGCGCCGCCGGATCTTGTCGTTGTCGGGGGCCTTGCGGATCGCATTGCGCACGCCCTGGCTCGACCACTCCCGCTGCACCCGCGCCCGGGCCACGAGATCGGCCTTCCTGTCGGCGAACTCCTCGTACTGCTCGCGGCGGTGACGGCGGTTGACCTCCCGCTCCTCCAGATAGCTCTCGTACCCGCCGCCGAAAACGGTGGTGGTGTGCTGGGCCAGATCGAGCTCCAGGACGCGGGTGACGCTGCGCGCCAAGAACTCCCGGTCGTGGCTGACCAGCACCACGCCGCCGCGCAGTTCGCGGACCAGCCGCTCGAGGCGATCCAGCCCGTCGAGATCCAGGTCGTTGGTCGGTTCGTCGAGGAGCACGATGTCGAACCGCGACAGCATCAGCGCCGCCAGGCCCACCCGCGCCGCCTGCCCTCCCGACAGTGCCGTCATCATCGTCGATTCCGGCCGCACGGCGTCGGAGTCGAGACCCAGATCCGCCAGCACCGCGGGCATACGCTCGTCGAGATCGGCGGCACCGGTGGCCAGCCAGTGCTCCAGCGCCGCGGAGTACGCGTCCGCGCCCTGCTCCGAGTCCGCGAGCTCCTCGGCGGCGGCATCCATCCGCAGCGTCGCAGCCGCGCAGCCGGTCCGCCGGGCGATGTAGGCCGCCACCGTCTCCCCCGGCACCCGCTCGTGTTCCTGCGGCAGCCACCCGACGAACGCGTCGGCCGGAGCGACGCTGACGGTGCCCTCCAAGGGCTCCAGGTCGCGGGCCAGGATCCGCAGCAGCGTGCTCTTGCCCGCGCCGTTCACCCCGACGACGCCGAGCACATCGCCCGGCGCCACCGTCAGGTCGACACCGTCGAACAGGGTGCGGTGGGCGAATCCGCCGGCCACGTTCTTGGCGACGAGCGTTGCGGTCATGGCTCCATCGTCGCACCGTGGTCGGCCCGACCCTGCGCGCGCGTTAGTGTGCAACGGTGACCGCACCAGCAGACTCGTCGCCGCTCGAAGCCCGGGTCGGCCACCACTACCAGATGGCCGGCACTTACCTCGTCGGCCGCGAGAAGGTACGGGAGTACGCGCGCGCCGTGCAGGACTACCACCCCGCGCACTGGGACGTCGCAGCAGCTCAGGCGCTCGGTTTCCCGGATGTCGTCGCTCCGCTGACCTTCACCTCGGCGCCGGGCATGCAGTGCAACCGCCGGATGTTCGAGGAGATCGTCGTCGGCTACGACACCTACCTGCAGACCGAGGAGGTCTTCGAGCAGCACCGTCCCATCGTGGCCGGTGACGAGCTGGTCATCGACGTCGAGCTGACCTCGGTGCGCCGCACGGCGGGCCGGGACTTCATCACGGTCACCAACACCTTCACCGACCCGGCCGGCGAACGGGTGCACACGCTGCACACCACGGTCGTCGGCGTCACCGCCGATGACATCGACGCCGGGGTCAAGATCGCCGTGCAGAACGCGATGATGCACGACATGAACATCCTCGACATCCCGGGAACGGACGCCGACTACGAGAAGCAGGAGCGCCCCGGCGGCGAGGTCCGCATCTCCGAGGGTGGCCTGACCCGCACACCCGGCTCGGTGTCGTTCGATGGTCTGAAGGTCGGCGACGAGATACCGGTCCACCACACCCGGCTCTCGCGCGGCGATCTGGTGAACTACGCCGGTGTCGCAGGCGACGCGAATCCGATCCACTGGGACGAGGAGATCGCCAAGTTGGCGGGACTGCCCGACGTGATCGCGCACGGGATGCTCACCATGGGCCTCGGCGCCGGCTTCGTCTCCGCCTGGTCCGGCGACCCGGGCGCGGTCACCCGCTACTCGATCCGGCTGTCACAGCCGGCCATCGTGTCGGCCAAAGAGGGTGCGGACATCGAATACAGCGGCCGGATCAAGTCTCTGGACCCCGAGACGCGCAGCGGAGTCGTCCTCGTCGGTGCGAAGTCGGCCGGCAGGAAGATCTTCGGGCTCGCCTCGCTGCACATTCGGTTCCGCTGACACCGAGACCAGGGCCGGTCACCGAACATGTCGCGGTTGGCGCTGTCTCGGCCGGCGCTGGGGGTTCTTGCCGGGTGGGCATCTCTGTCGGTGGTGCTGGCGCTGACCACGGTCGGCCCGACGGCGAACTGGGGATTGCTCGACGGCGGCGGTGATCTCGACGTGTACCGCCGGGGGCCTGGCACGTACTGTCCGGACTCCCGCTGTACGACTTCCCCGTCGACAAGAAGCTCTTCTATACCTACACACCGTTCTCGGCCCTGGTGTTCGCCCCGCTGGAACTGCTTCCTGCAGAACCGGATCGGCACATCTGGCTGGCGCTCAACCTGGCGGTCCTGATCGCGGTCGTCGTGCAGAGCTGGCGGCTGCTCGGATACCGCGTCGATCGCGCGCTGGTGGGAGTCTCGGTCCTCATGGCGTTGGGCTGCGTGTTCGTCGAACCGGTTCGGACGACGTTGTTCTTCGGCCAGATCAACCTGATCCTGATGCTGCTGATCCTCAGCGACACCGTCGGTGCGACGCGAAGCCGGCTCGCCGGCATCGGCACCGGCCTGGCGGCGGGCATCAAGCTCACCCCGCTCTACTTCGTGCTGTACTTCCTCACGCTGCGGCAGCGGCGGGTGGCTGTCACGGCGGTCGCTGTGTTCGCGGCCACCGTCGTCGTCGGTCTGATTCTGCTGCCCCGGGATTCGCTCACCTACTGGGCCGGTACCTTTCTGCGCTCGGAGCGGATCGGGGACCGGTTGGGGCATCCGTCGAACCAGTCCCTGCGGGGCATGTTGGCCCGCCTGCTGGACGACGAGCCTCCAGTCTGGCTGTGGTTGGCGCTCGCGGTGCTGATCGGTGTCGCGAGCCTGACGCTGGCGGTGTGGCTGCACCGAACCGGGGAACGGTTGCTGTCGGTGACGGTCGTCGGGCTGAGTTCGGCTGTGGTGTCGCCCTTCTCGTGGACACATCACTGGGTGTGGGTGGTGCCGCTGATGGTGTGGTTCGTGCACCGGGCGCTGACGTGCTGGCGATGGTGGCTCGCACCGGCGGCTCTGTTCGTCGCGCTCGGCGCGTGGCCGTTCTGGTTCCGCAACCTCGCCGACCCACGCATCGGTTTCTACCTGTTCCCGTACACCCATGTACCGGAAGTGTTGCTGCGCAACGCCTATCTGTGGCTGTTCGCCGTGCTGCTGATCTGGTTGGGGGTGCGCGCCGCGCGCAGCGTCGCCGGCGCGAAAGCCGCTGGCGAGGAACCTGTCCGCGCAGAAGAATAGGCTGAGCGCGGCATCGACGGCTGAGTAGCGACTGAGGCCCCAGAGGTTGGGGTGGGTTCGCCACCGTCCGGAACGGGCATGTACCGCGTACGCATTGCAGAAACGAGGAGCTGTCCATGGCGAGCCCAACCGTCAACCGCCGATCGACGTCGGATTATCTGTGGCCTGCCGCGGTCAGCCTCGCGACGGCGGCCACGCTGGTGGTCAACGGCCTGGCCAACGGTCTGCCGATCAACGGTCAGACCACCGGTGAGGTCACCCGGCGCTTCGAGGTGTACTTCGTCCCGGCCGGGTACGTGTTCTCGATCTGGAGCGTCATCTACCTCGGCCTGTTCGCCTACACCGTCTACCTGGGACTGGCGCTGGCCCGGCGACGTCCCGACGGCGGTGCGGCGCGTGCGATCGCACCCTGGTACCTGCTGACCGCGCTGGCGAACTGCTCATGGCTTTTCGCCTGGCACCACAACCTTTTTCCGCTGAGCATGGCGCTCATGGCGGTGCTGCTGGGCGCGCTGATCGTCATCTACCGACTGCAGGCGACGCTGCCGGCGACGTCGACGCTGGAGCGGTGGGCGGTGCACATCCCGTTCCGCGTGTATCTGGGCTGGGTCTCGGTGGCGACCATCGCCAATGCGACGATCACCCTCGACGACGCCGGCTGGTCCGGCTTCGGGCTCAGCGAGCCGACGTGGGGCGTCATCATGGTGCTGGTGGCCACCGCACTGGGTGCGACGATGGGTCTGCGCCACCGCGACATCGCGTACCTGCTGGTGCTCATCTGGGCGTTGATCGGTATCGCGGTCCGGCTGCACGACACCACGCCGATCCTGATCGCTGCCCTCGGTGGCGCCGCGGCGCTCGCGGTCGTACTGGCCCTGGCCGCCCGGCCCCGGCGGGGAGAGAGCGCGTGGTAGGCATATCGGGTGAGCGCCCAACCGCCACTGCTGCTTGCCCTTGACCTGGTCGGCACCTTCGCTTTCGGACTCAACGGTGCGCTGACCGCGGTCCGCGCCACCCGCCTCGACGTCATCGGCGTCCTCACCCTCGGCATGATGACGGCGTTGGGCGGCGGCGTGATTCGCGACGTGTTGATCGGTTCGGTGCCGCCCGCGACTTTTCAGGACTGGTACTACTTCGCCCTGGCCCTCGCCGGCGGGCTCATCGCATTCGCCGTTGGCCACTGGCTCCACCGCCTGGAGCTGCCGATCACCGTGCTCGACGCGGTGGGCCTGAGCGTCTTCGCGGTGATCGGCGCGAACAAAGCCATCGAATACGGGCTGGGGGCGGGCCCCGCGGTGCTTCTCGGCGTGATCACCGCGGTGGGCGGCGGCACGATCCGCGATCTGATGATCGGTCAGGTACCCACCGTGCTGCGCAGCGAGCTGTACGCGATTCCCGCGATGGTCGCGGCCGCGTTGACGGTCGCCGCGCTCGGCCTTGGTGTGTACGGCCTGCCCGCCGCGCTCGCAGCCGCGGCCGTCTGCTTCGCGATCCGGATGCTCGGTGTGCATTTCGGTCTGAACGCGCCTAGCCCGCCGGGGAGCGCCGATCAGCGACGGTAGTGCGGCAGCATCGTCGCGAGCTCGTCGAAGAGCGCCTGGTTGAGGCCGAAGGCGATCTTCACCTCACCGACCACGCGCTCGATGTCGCCGGCTTCCAGTCCGAGGCTGTCGAGGCGAGCCCGGTATCCGTCCTTGTACGGCTTGATCCGCAGTTCGAACTCGTAGAACGCCAATCCCTTTCCCCCGAGCTCGAATTCGCGGTCGAGGATGCGGGCCATCGCCTGTCCGCCGGAGAGGTCGCCGAGGTAGCGGGTGTAGTGATGGGCGACGAGCGCACCACCCCAGGGCAGTTCGGCGATCCGCGCCCTATACCTTTGCGCGGCAGGCGAATCGACCTCACTGCTGACCGACGGAGCCCAGTGCGCCAGGTCGGCATCGAGGGCCGGGATACGTTCGAGGGCAGGGTCGTACATCGCAGCGACCAGCGGATCGTCGAGGCGGCACCGGACGGCGTCCTCGAGCGCCTGGTAGACGATCCGCAACCGCAGCAGGTAGTCGGCGTAGCCGCGGCGGCTCACTCGCCCGGCAAGCAGTTCCGTCACGAACGGTGACCGCTCGGCTGCGTCGTGTTCTGCCGACGAACCCTCTCTGATCGCTACCGACAGCGGCTGCACGACCGCGGGGGTCTGCGACATCAAGCCGCCACCGCGGTGCCGCAGATGCCGCAGACCTCGAACACGCGGCGCTTCCAGCGCGCCACCGGAATGAAGAACAGCGTGAACTGCTTGAACTCGCGCATCCGGTTCCACTGGCTGCTGTTGTGGCAGCGGGGACAGGTCCTTACCTGGCCGGCTCCGAGGTACTTCTGCTTGGTGCCGTAGCCGAAGAAGAGCAACATCTTGCCAGCCTAGAGCGCCCGGCCGCCGCATCTGGTGCTCGGACGACTTCTGGAGTCCGCAGCGTGTGAAGTGGCCCGGCTATTCGGTCGCCTGGTTCGGATCGGTCGCAAGCTTGAGCGGCTCGTGTTCGACGACGGTGTCGGTTCCCGGCCGGTCGTCGTAACGGGACATGTACGTGTCGATCTCGGCGACGATCTCCGGGCCTGGAACGCCCCATCCGGGCTGGTAGCCGTATACCGCGGCCAGGGTTCGGTGCCCGCGATCGCCGTCGAGGATCTCGACGTCGGTAGGGCCGAGCATGGCCGGATGTCGGACTCCGGCCGCCTCCGAAACCTTCAACAGGTCCCGGCGCAACGTCTGGACGTAGTTGGCGAGCCGATGCGATTTCTGCTCTGGGTCCAATCCGCGGGCCAGCCAAGGGTTCTGGGTGGCAACGCCGGTCGGGCAGTGATCGGTGTGGCACTTCTGCGCCTGGATGCAGCCGATCGCGAGCATCGCCTCCCGCGCGACATTGAGCAGATCGACGCCGAGGGCGAACGCGACGATCGCGTTGGCGGGCAGGCCGAGCTTGCCCGACCCGATCCAGGTGACCCGATCGGTCAAACCCGCTTGCGCGAACAACCCGTAGACCCGCGTGAAGCCGATCCTGAACGGAAAGGACACGTGGTCGGCGAAGACCAGGGGTGCGGCACCGGTGCCCCCCTCACCCCCGTCGATCGCGATGAAGTCCACACCGCGCTGCCCGTCGGCCATCCGGTCGGCCAGCTCCTGCCAGAAGCCCATCTCCCCCACCGCCGACTTGATGCCGACGGGCAGTCCCGTGGCGTCGGCGATCCGCTCCACGACATCGAGCATCTCGTCGACGTTGCGGAACGCCGTGTGCCGGGACGGACTGACGACGTCCTTGCCCCGCTCGACGCCCCGGACGCGGGCTATCTCCGCATTGACCTTCGCTCCCGGAAGATGGCCTCCCAGACCCGGTTTCGCGCCTTGACTGAGCTTGATCTCGATCGCCCGCACCGGGGCTGCACCGACGACGTCGACGAGCCGGGCGAGGTCGAAGTCGCCGTGCTCATCCCGGCACCCGAAGTAACCGGTACCGATTTGATAGATCAACTCGCCGCCCTGACGGTGGTGATCGGACAGGCCGCCCTCACCGACGTTGTGGAGAAAGTCGGCGATCTTCGCGCCCTTGTTGATCGCTTCGATCGCCTGCGGGCTGAGTGAGCCGAACGACATCGCCGACACATTCACCACAGATGCCGGCCTGAAGGCGTGGCGGCGCCCGCGGGGCGCGCCGAGCACCTTCGCCCCGGGCACCTCGATGTCACGGAGATGGATCGGGGAGGCCGGCACGACATCTGAGAACGTCGCCTGTTTGATGATCGGATATGCGGCGTTCTCGACGTCGTTGTCGGTGCCGAACGCGAAGTAGTTGTTCTCCTTCTTCGCCGACGTGTACACCCAGCGCCGCTGGTCCCGGCTGAACGGCCGCTCGGCGTCGTTGCTGGTGATGATGTACTGGCGCAACTCCGGGCCGATCGACTCCAGCAGATACCTCGCCCGCGCCACGAGCGGGAAGTTGCGGCGCAGCGCGTGCTCCTTCTGCAGCAGGTCCTGCACCGCGATGCCCGCCGCCGCGGCGGCGGGAACCAGTGCGGCGAGCGTCCGCTTCTTCATGCGGCCAACACTGCCACACTCGGCATGACACGGGCAGTGATCGTCGAAAAGCGCCGAGGTGTGACAAGCAGGGTGCGCCAGACACTTTCACGCCTGTGCGGCGGCCCTCCGGGCGTTGATCTTGGCCCGCACCTCGGCCATGTCCAGTGTCTTGACGCGGCCGATCAGGTCCTCCAGTGCGGCGGGAGGCATCGCGCCGGCCTGCCGGTAGACGAGCACGCCGTCCCGGAAGGCCATCACGGTCGGGATCGAGGTGATTTCCAGCGTGGCCGCCAGGTCGCGTTCGTGCTGGGTGTCGACCTTCGCGTGCACGACCTCCGGGTGGGCCTCCGACGATCGCTCGTAGACAGGGCCGAACGCGCGGCACGGGCCGCACCACGACGCCCAGAAGTCGACCAGCACGATCGAGTTGCCGGTGATCGTGGACTCGAAGTCGTCGTAGGTCAGGTTCTTCGTAGCCATGTCACGCCAGTCCTTTCAACATCAGATTCCAATACATGAACGGCAGTCCGTACTTCTTCAGGTACCAGTAGCCGCGGTGCGGCTTGGTCGGGTCGAGCAGCGGGAACGACGGCGTCATGTTCAGGTCGTAGTCGAACTCCGCCAGCAGCATCTCGTGTGACGACGTGACGATCGGACATGACCCGTAGCCGTTGTAGGACGCGGTCAGCGGTCGCCCCGTCAGCAGCGCATCGATGTTCTCGACCACCACCGGGGCTTGCTTGCGAATTGCGGCCCCGGTCTTGGAGTTGGGGGACGACCCGGCATCGCCGAGGCTGAACACGTTGGGATAGCGCACGTGCTGCATGGTGTGCTTGTCGATCTCGACGTATCCGTTTGCATCCCCGGTCGACAGCGGGCCGGACTTGATCCAGTCCGGGGCCGATTGCCGCGGTACGGCGTGGAGGACATCGTAAGCAAGCACGGTGTCGGCTCCGCCGCCGGCGGGAGTCACGCCCACCTTGTGCGCCGCGGCGTCGATCGAGGTCACCTCCGCATCGGTGTGCACGGTGATGCCGTAGCCGGCGGCGATGGTATCGAGGGTGTCGGCGATCGCCGGGATACCGAACAGGCGTGGCGTCGGCACCACCAGATGCACGTCGATGTTGTCGAGCACACCCTGTGAACGCCAGTAGTCGCTGGCCAGATACGCGATCTTCTGCGGGGCGCCGGCGCACTTGATCGGCCCCGACGGCATCGCGAAGACCGCTGTGCCCGAACGTAGGTCGCGGATGAACTCCCAGGTCCGCGGGGCCAGGTCGAAACGATAGTTCGAGGACACCCCGTCCTTGCCGAGCGCGTCGGCCAATCCCTCGGTGCGGTTCCAGTCCAGCTGGATGCCGGGGGCGACGACTAGCACGTCGTACTCGTAGACCGCACCGTCGGCGCAGGTGACCGTGTTGTTGTCGGGGTCGACCGCCGCCGCGGCGTTCTTGATCCAGGTGGCGCCGGCCGGCATCACCGAGGACTCGGGCCGGGCGGTCGTCGCCGCCTTGGCCTGCCCGCCACCGACGAGCGTCCACAGGGGTTGGTAGTAGTGCA is drawn from Mycolicibacterium gilvum and contains these coding sequences:
- a CDS encoding FMN-binding glutamate synthase family protein, which encodes MKKRTLAALVPAAAAAGIAVQDLLQKEHALRRNFPLVARARYLLESIGPELRQYIITSNDAERPFSRDQRRWVYTSAKKENNYFAFGTDNDVENAAYPIIKQATFSDVVPASPIHLRDIEVPGAKVLGAPRGRRHAFRPASVVNVSAMSFGSLSPQAIEAINKGAKIADFLHNVGEGGLSDHHRQGGELIYQIGTGYFGCRDEHGDFDLARLVDVVGAAPVRAIEIKLSQGAKPGLGGHLPGAKVNAEIARVRGVERGKDVVSPSRHTAFRNVDEMLDVVERIADATGLPVGIKSAVGEMGFWQELADRMADGQRGVDFIAIDGGEGGTGAAPLVFADHVSFPFRIGFTRVYGLFAQAGLTDRVTWIGSGKLGLPANAIVAFALGVDLLNVAREAMLAIGCIQAQKCHTDHCPTGVATQNPWLARGLDPEQKSHRLANYVQTLRRDLLKVSEAAGVRHPAMLGPTDVEILDGDRGHRTLAAVYGYQPGWGVPGPEIVAEIDTYMSRYDDRPGTDTVVEHEPLKLATDPNQATE
- the abc-f gene encoding ribosomal protection-like ABC-F family protein, which translates into the protein MTATLVAKNVAGGFAHRTLFDGVDLTVAPGDVLGVVGVNGAGKSTLLRILARDLEPLEGTVSVAPADAFVGWLPQEHERVPGETVAAYIARRTGCAAATLRMDAAAEELADSEQGADAYSAALEHWLATGAADLDERMPAVLADLGLDSDAVRPESTMMTALSGGQAARVGLAALMLSRFDIVLLDEPTNDLDLDGLDRLERLVRELRGGVVLVSHDREFLARSVTRVLELDLAQHTTTVFGGGYESYLEEREVNRRHRREQYEEFADRKADLVARARVQREWSSQGVRNAIRKAPDNDKIRRRAASESSEKQAQKVRQMESRIARLEEVEEPRKEWQLQFTIGSAPRSSSVVATLDKAVVRLPDFVLGPVSLQVDAGERIGITGPNGAGKSTLLRLLLGRCQPDEGRASLGANVAIGEIDQARAEFTGADRLVDRFEQRVPDWTTADVRTLLAKFGLTADHVERGIDELSPGERTRAGLALLQARGTNVLVLDEPTNHLDLPAIEQLEAALDTYDGALLLVTHDRRMLQNVRLDRYWRVDGGQVSETQR
- a CDS encoding heme oxygenase (biliverdin-producing), yielding MMSQTPAVVQPLSVAIREGSSAEHDAAERSPFVTELLAGRVSRRGYADYLLRLRIVYQALEDAVRCRLDDPLVAAMYDPALERIPALDADLAHWAPSVSSEVDSPAAQRYRARIAELPWGGALVAHHYTRYLGDLSGGQAMARILDREFELGGKGLAFYEFELRIKPYKDGYRARLDSLGLEAGDIERVVGEVKIAFGLNQALFDELATMLPHYRR
- a CDS encoding trimeric intracellular cation channel family protein, whose product is MSAQPPLLLALDLVGTFAFGLNGALTAVRATRLDVIGVLTLGMMTALGGGVIRDVLIGSVPPATFQDWYYFALALAGGLIAFAVGHWLHRLELPITVLDAVGLSVFAVIGANKAIEYGLGAGPAVLLGVITAVGGGTIRDLMIGQVPTVLRSELYAIPAMVAAALTVAALGLGVYGLPAALAAAAVCFAIRMLGVHFGLNAPSPPGSADQRR
- the trxA gene encoding thioredoxin, with the translated sequence MATKNLTYDDFESTITGNSIVLVDFWASWCGPCRAFGPVYERSSEAHPEVVHAKVDTQHERDLAATLEITSIPTVMAFRDGVLVYRQAGAMPPAALEDLIGRVKTLDMAEVRAKINARRAAAQA
- a CDS encoding glycosyltransferase 87 family protein, with the protein product MFAPLELLPAEPDRHIWLALNLAVLIAVVVQSWRLLGYRVDRALVGVSVLMALGCVFVEPVRTTLFFGQINLILMLLILSDTVGATRSRLAGIGTGLAAGIKLTPLYFVLYFLTLRQRRVAVTAVAVFAATVVVGLILLPRDSLTYWAGTFLRSERIGDRLGHPSNQSLRGMLARLLDDEPPVWLWLALAVLIGVASLTLAVWLHRTGERLLSVTVVGLSSAVVSPFSWTHHWVWVVPLMVWFVHRALTCWRWWLAPAALFVALGAWPFWFRNLADPRIGFYLFPYTHVPEVLLRNAYLWLFAVLLIWLGVRAARSVAGAKAAGEEPVRAEE
- a CDS encoding tryptophan-rich sensory protein, whose amino-acid sequence is MASPTVNRRSTSDYLWPAAVSLATAATLVVNGLANGLPINGQTTGEVTRRFEVYFVPAGYVFSIWSVIYLGLFAYTVYLGLALARRRPDGGAARAIAPWYLLTALANCSWLFAWHHNLFPLSMALMAVLLGALIVIYRLQATLPATSTLERWAVHIPFRVYLGWVSVATIANATITLDDAGWSGFGLSEPTWGVIMVLVATALGATMGLRHRDIAYLLVLIWALIGIAVRLHDTTPILIAALGGAAALAVVLALAARPRRGESAW
- a CDS encoding zinc-ribbon domain-containing protein, with protein sequence MLLFFGYGTKQKYLGAGQVRTCPRCHNSSQWNRMREFKQFTLFFIPVARWKRRVFEVCGICGTAVAA
- a CDS encoding NAD(P)/FAD-dependent oxidoreductase gives rise to the protein MIKDKHQIVIVGGGTAGISVAARLLRNGYSDVAVIEPSSVHYYQPLWTLVGGGQAKAATTARPESSVMPAGATWIKNAAAAVDPDNNTVTCADGAVYEYDVLVVAPGIQLDWNRTEGLADALGKDGVSSNYRFDLAPRTWEFIRDLRSGTAVFAMPSGPIKCAGAPQKIAYLASDYWRSQGVLDNIDVHLVVPTPRLFGIPAIADTLDTIAAGYGITVHTDAEVTSIDAAAHKVGVTPAGGGADTVLAYDVLHAVPRQSAPDWIKSGPLSTGDANGYVEIDKHTMQHVRYPNVFSLGDAGSSPNSKTGAAIRKQAPVVVENIDALLTGRPLTASYNGYGSCPIVTSSHEMLLAEFDYDLNMTPSFPLLDPTKPHRGYWYLKKYGLPFMYWNLMLKGLA
- a CDS encoding fused (3R)-hydroxyacyl-ACP dehydratase subunits HadA/HadB — protein: MTAPADSSPLEARVGHHYQMAGTYLVGREKVREYARAVQDYHPAHWDVAAAQALGFPDVVAPLTFTSAPGMQCNRRMFEEIVVGYDTYLQTEEVFEQHRPIVAGDELVIDVELTSVRRTAGRDFITVTNTFTDPAGERVHTLHTTVVGVTADDIDAGVKIAVQNAMMHDMNILDIPGTDADYEKQERPGGEVRISEGGLTRTPGSVSFDGLKVGDEIPVHHTRLSRGDLVNYAGVAGDANPIHWDEEIAKLAGLPDVIAHGMLTMGLGAGFVSAWSGDPGAVTRYSIRLSQPAIVSAKEGADIEYSGRIKSLDPETRSGVVLVGAKSAGRKIFGLASLHIRFR